One Lacticaseibacillus rhamnosus genomic window carries:
- a CDS encoding polysaccharide deacetylase family protein, producing the protein MKHKYLLLGWGLALIAVLAVIICFSLKLYVDHQTNVAKSLSASRHYASVRISESKRSMFSKQAASRRQQEAARRQSSEQVQSNSGRTHIPAADPYAYPIAQVKQEMTAPNTSSIKEKVVFLTFDDGPNTIISPQVLDILNRESVHGTFFVVGRQLSPETTPVLKAEYDAGHAIGLHSMTHNYNLLYPNRVGATSAIENEAKTEQTAVKQALGPDFNTHLWRYPGGHFSWKGLTGADTGLVRLGLDWIDWNAAVGDALGPAQAPKTEEAMLQYHLRSLMVYPDSHVRVVLMHDAVGKDLTVKTLPKIIAYYRSNGYKFGILE; encoded by the coding sequence GTGAAACACAAATATCTTTTGTTAGGGTGGGGCCTTGCGCTAATTGCGGTATTGGCCGTTATAATCTGTTTTTCGTTAAAGTTGTATGTTGATCACCAGACTAATGTAGCGAAGTCGCTTAGTGCTAGCCGCCATTACGCCTCGGTTCGTATAAGTGAATCAAAACGTAGCATGTTTAGCAAGCAGGCGGCATCACGTCGCCAACAAGAGGCGGCTCGGCGGCAGTCGTCTGAGCAGGTACAATCGAATTCTGGGCGTACCCATATTCCTGCAGCCGACCCGTATGCTTACCCCATCGCTCAAGTCAAACAAGAGATGACCGCCCCAAACACTAGCAGCATCAAAGAAAAAGTCGTGTTCCTGACATTTGACGATGGTCCGAATACCATCATTTCTCCTCAAGTCTTGGATATTCTTAATCGGGAAAGCGTTCATGGTACCTTTTTCGTTGTGGGTCGCCAACTTTCGCCGGAAACGACACCGGTCTTGAAAGCTGAGTATGATGCCGGACATGCAATTGGTTTGCACAGTATGACACACAACTACAATTTGCTTTATCCGAATCGAGTGGGTGCAACATCGGCAATTGAAAATGAGGCTAAAACAGAGCAGACTGCTGTGAAACAAGCTTTGGGACCCGATTTCAATACTCACCTATGGCGCTATCCGGGTGGCCATTTTAGTTGGAAAGGCTTGACTGGAGCTGATACTGGTTTAGTTCGCTTAGGACTTGATTGGATCGATTGGAACGCGGCAGTTGGGGATGCTTTGGGTCCGGCACAAGCGCCGAAAACAGAGGAAGCTATGCTACAGTATCACTTGCGGTCTTTGATGGTTTATCCCGACAGCCACGTACGCGTTGTATTAATGCATGATGCCGTGGGGAAGGATCTAACCGTTAAAACACTGCCCAAGATTATTGCGTATTATCGCAGTAACGGGTATAAATTCGGTATTTTGGAGTAG
- a CDS encoding EpsG family protein: MAFYLGLFAIMIIFMLLGRVTMSSVWAWLGVFMLAVVAGLRYETGNDFLPYKTIYAGDYSAGQVEPGFLFLRNVFNLVHAPFWLFLLAWATVTLVLFYCFAKEYFRPAIIPIAYYMSRFFFMRDMGQIRASLVCVICMLALKFVYDEKPLPFVLVVGLSATIHVSALFFLLIYPFWLLFRKITFKWVLGFLVLGAAGGFIAPKILSVIIVHTLPRYAPYVTNANYLSAGLFDPVTLMQVLICITGFYILQRGIVADALIGGKDKFKFLMLVYLFATLTLLSLSQLSTIGGRLSTIATTTETVVLPTIVFSIMPKKTRTLAMVGVCGVIFVLIFLISGAYKTFIPYQMAF, from the coding sequence GTGGCTTTTTATTTAGGTCTCTTTGCAATTATGATAATCTTCATGTTACTCGGACGTGTGACAATGTCGTCCGTTTGGGCATGGCTGGGTGTCTTCATGCTTGCTGTTGTTGCAGGTTTGCGATATGAAACTGGTAATGATTTTTTGCCATACAAGACAATCTATGCGGGTGATTATTCAGCTGGTCAAGTCGAACCTGGATTTTTATTCTTGCGCAATGTCTTCAACTTGGTTCATGCACCGTTTTGGCTTTTCCTTTTAGCTTGGGCAACGGTCACGTTAGTCTTATTTTATTGCTTCGCTAAAGAATACTTTCGGCCTGCGATCATTCCGATTGCATATTATATGAGTCGCTTTTTCTTTATGCGCGATATGGGACAGATTCGTGCGTCACTTGTATGTGTCATTTGCATGTTGGCACTAAAGTTTGTTTACGATGAGAAGCCGTTGCCATTTGTGTTGGTAGTTGGTTTATCAGCAACGATCCATGTTTCGGCTCTATTCTTTTTGCTCATATATCCATTTTGGCTTCTATTTCGCAAGATCACTTTTAAATGGGTGCTTGGTTTTCTTGTTCTGGGTGCAGCGGGAGGTTTTATTGCTCCTAAAATCTTAAGTGTGATCATTGTGCACACATTACCACGCTATGCACCGTACGTCACAAACGCTAATTATTTATCAGCGGGTTTATTTGACCCGGTAACCCTTATGCAGGTTTTGATCTGTATAACCGGTTTTTATATTTTACAACGTGGTATTGTTGCGGATGCCTTGATTGGTGGCAAAGACAAGTTTAAGTTCCTGATGTTGGTTTACTTATTTGCCACCTTAACATTGCTGTCTTTGTCACAGTTATCAACAATTGGTGGGCGACTTTCGACAATTGCAACAACCACAGAGACGGTTGTTTTGCCTACCATCGTCTTTTCGATTATGCCAAAAAAGACGCGAACATTAGCAATGGTAGGTGTTTGTGGCGTCATCTTTGTGTTAATCTTCTTAATCAGTGGTGCATATAAGACCTTTATTCCTTATCAAATGGCTTTTTAG
- a CDS encoding CpsD/CapB family tyrosine-protein kinase produces the protein MTNELAHQFVSDASVSSQEFRTLRNNLSLQMSRSDRPVLLITSATEGEGKSYVAANLAASFAMEGKKTLLVEGNLHRPILASVFDVKDTEGLSSLIHVNDAQAVNVDDLVINTKIQQLAVAPAGSELGDPAKLLAGSSFKTFLDQVRHQFDLILIDGPAMADASEAGLIAELATGVVIVTKANGPSKHRVAQTIAQVRQLPATLIGTVLNQA, from the coding sequence ATGACAAATGAACTTGCACATCAATTTGTGAGTGATGCGTCCGTCTCTAGCCAAGAATTTCGGACACTCAGAAATAACTTGTCGTTACAGATGAGTCGGTCTGATCGGCCAGTTTTACTTATCACCTCTGCTACAGAAGGTGAGGGTAAATCTTACGTGGCAGCTAATCTTGCTGCTAGCTTTGCAATGGAAGGTAAAAAGACGTTGTTGGTCGAAGGTAACCTACATCGGCCGATTTTAGCTTCAGTGTTTGACGTTAAGGATACTGAAGGACTTTCTTCCCTGATTCATGTCAATGACGCTCAGGCGGTTAACGTTGACGATCTTGTTATTAACACCAAGATTCAACAACTCGCTGTAGCCCCTGCTGGCAGTGAGCTTGGTGATCCGGCCAAGCTACTGGCAGGATCTTCATTTAAAACCTTTCTTGATCAAGTAAGACATCAATTTGATTTAATCTTAATTGATGGCCCGGCGATGGCTGATGCTAGTGAAGCGGGCTTAATTGCCGAGCTTGCAACAGGTGTTGTGATTGTTACCAAGGCTAATGGCCCTTCTAAGCATCGTGTAGCGCAGACAATTGCCCAAGTTCGACAGTTACCGGCTACTTTAATCGGGACTGTGTTAAACCAAGCTTAA
- a CDS encoding YveK family protein — MDNLLSMKELLVSLRKNWWLALCTLLLGAVIAGGYAYGVKKPSYSSTALAVVNQQKNNTESLSQILNQNQYDSELLATGKSLFKTAAVYDRASAQLLQKEQLKISSGDLQKQVKVDNEDNSRAFSIHATAKNANDAASIANEVAAAFQKTISSITNHTDTVTILAKAEPSDVAAGTKPLVLIVIGAIIGFLVGLAWIVLREIKQATIKTKETLIKVAKAPVLGVISTKKL, encoded by the coding sequence ATGGATAACTTATTGAGTATGAAAGAATTGCTGGTCTCACTTCGAAAGAACTGGTGGTTGGCACTTTGCACTTTGTTGCTGGGCGCTGTGATCGCAGGCGGTTATGCTTATGGTGTCAAGAAACCGTCTTATTCATCAACTGCTCTGGCCGTTGTCAATCAGCAGAAGAATAATACTGAATCACTGAGCCAGATTTTAAATCAAAACCAATATGATTCGGAGTTACTGGCTACTGGTAAATCTTTGTTTAAAACAGCGGCTGTTTATGATAGAGCATCTGCACAATTACTTCAAAAAGAACAGCTGAAAATTAGTAGTGGTGATTTGCAAAAACAGGTTAAGGTAGACAATGAAGATAATTCGCGTGCCTTTTCGATTCATGCAACGGCAAAAAATGCCAATGATGCTGCGTCAATTGCCAACGAGGTAGCGGCGGCATTTCAAAAGACCATTTCGTCAATTACGAATCATACAGATACCGTTACAATTTTAGCTAAAGCAGAACCTAGTGATGTTGCTGCAGGTACCAAACCGCTTGTCCTCATCGTGATTGGTGCGATTATAGGATTCTTAGTTGGTCTTGCCTGGATTGTTCTTAGAGAAATTAAACAGGCAACTATTAAGACAAAAGAGACGCTGATTAAGGTCGCAAAAGCACCGGTTCTTGGTGTTATCTCGACGAAGAAGCTATGA
- the wzx gene encoding O-unit flippase-like protein, which translates to MPNRFEVTRKSIVWSYAGTIFSMASNFLLLPIIFHFLNSQEIGYWYLILSINGLIALFDFGFDPAFARNIAYIWSGAKTLKSRGVDKEHDHTVINYHLLASTIHAARAIYMILAIVAVVLVGIFGTIYMNAFVFSKLPDAEYKWTWLVFCFSLFLNLYFGYFSALLRGSGKIDSVNKAQVFSRSLQILLTFGGFLIYPSILSPVIGLVMYGIIFRTICSHFYWQDEEVRSHRDVLKSPMNWHEIKEIFLFIWPNTWRDGLVSMSNYVTSQGMSLMAGAFLPLSVTGVYSVGVQFASAIGTASSAINGAYNPILQSNFVKQDFASIRDKTSKAVAAYVWLFLIASVGTLLVIFPLLKLIKPASVPTLEVFLPLILYYFLYQQHSVHASYIANANIIPYTKAFLISAGANLVGLWLGLELTNGNIYFLLFFPILVQAAYNNWRWPSYYYKMIDSTLLSSIKQGTIAWGKTFANFFKSGSNV; encoded by the coding sequence TTGCCAAATCGGTTTGAAGTGACAAGAAAAAGCATTGTATGGAGTTATGCAGGAACGATCTTTTCGATGGCAAGCAACTTTTTATTGCTACCAATCATCTTTCATTTCCTTAATTCGCAAGAGATTGGCTATTGGTATTTGATTTTAAGCATCAACGGCCTGATTGCTTTGTTTGATTTTGGCTTTGATCCGGCGTTTGCCCGTAATATTGCTTATATTTGGTCAGGAGCCAAAACGCTGAAATCACGTGGGGTAGATAAGGAACATGATCATACCGTGATTAATTATCATTTATTGGCCTCCACGATTCACGCTGCCCGCGCGATTTATATGATTCTAGCGATAGTTGCCGTTGTGCTGGTTGGGATTTTCGGGACCATTTATATGAACGCGTTTGTGTTCAGCAAATTACCAGATGCTGAATATAAGTGGACATGGCTGGTATTTTGTTTCTCGCTTTTCCTAAACTTGTATTTCGGCTATTTTTCGGCATTGCTTCGCGGATCGGGTAAAATCGATTCAGTCAATAAGGCACAGGTATTCTCACGGTCACTCCAGATTCTGCTAACATTTGGTGGCTTTCTGATTTATCCGTCCATTCTATCACCAGTTATCGGACTGGTGATGTATGGTATTATTTTCCGAACCATCTGCAGTCATTTTTACTGGCAAGATGAAGAGGTTCGATCTCATCGTGATGTACTGAAGTCACCCATGAATTGGCATGAAATTAAGGAAATCTTTTTGTTTATCTGGCCAAATACCTGGCGTGATGGCCTTGTCAGCATGTCTAATTATGTAACTTCTCAGGGGATGTCACTGATGGCTGGAGCCTTTTTACCTCTGTCCGTGACGGGTGTTTATTCGGTAGGGGTCCAATTTGCGTCTGCAATAGGAACTGCCTCTTCTGCTATCAACGGCGCCTATAATCCGATTTTACAGTCAAATTTTGTTAAACAAGATTTTGCTTCTATCCGCGATAAGACTTCCAAAGCCGTTGCCGCCTATGTTTGGCTTTTTCTTATCGCATCGGTAGGGACGCTATTAGTGATTTTCCCATTACTGAAGTTGATCAAGCCCGCCTCTGTCCCGACACTGGAAGTCTTTTTACCATTAATCCTGTATTATTTTCTTTATCAGCAACACTCGGTTCATGCCTCTTATATTGCTAATGCAAACATTATTCCCTATACCAAGGCTTTTCTTATTTCTGCGGGTGCTAACTTGGTAGGTTTATGGTTGGGGCTTGAATTAACGAATGGTAACATTTACTTTCTGCTGTTCTTCCCGATTCTAGTTCAAGCCGCTTATAATAACTGGCGTTGGCCGAGTTATTACTATAAGATGATTGATAGCACGCTTTTGTCCTCTATAAAACAAGGTACCATCGCGTGGGGAAAAACCTTTGCAAATTTCTTTAAATCTGGATCAAACGTATGA
- a CDS encoding glycosyltransferase has product MKILFVSTGHVDDDSRLLKESAALQAAGHDVTILGWREEPHGRMTTDTFEFDGQKLKAIFTGIKLSYSFKYFKVLAFIRFEAFLYRWLRKHLHEYDAVQACNVHTGYVTAKVVKKTKTKFVYDIFDYAPDTRNYPEWYRKMVVHWENVTMATADWTLICSEDRRRQIEPAKPKNLAVIYNSPLDSSVAADAEVINPKQTSFRIVYIGGLSPYRCLPELLGAVENNPALSLTVAGQGQFQNMFADAAKRDQRIDYLGVVPYEKVNGIEKTADILVALYDPVLKNHLYASPNKFFEAMELGKPLLMIKRSGMSNWLTKYGFGAVCEPSESGIAAGLQELVDKRQDWAKEAVLMRQIYQKEFAWPLMQQRLRRIYASFETK; this is encoded by the coding sequence ATGAAGATATTATTTGTGTCTACGGGACATGTGGATGATGATTCTAGATTATTAAAAGAGAGTGCCGCTTTGCAGGCTGCCGGCCATGATGTGACAATTCTTGGGTGGCGGGAGGAGCCACATGGTCGAATGACGACCGATACTTTTGAATTTGACGGTCAGAAACTGAAGGCCATCTTCACTGGAATCAAGTTGTCGTATTCTTTTAAATATTTTAAGGTCCTTGCGTTCATCCGCTTTGAAGCCTTCTTGTATCGCTGGCTTCGTAAACATTTACACGAATACGATGCGGTTCAGGCATGTAATGTGCATACCGGTTATGTGACGGCAAAGGTTGTTAAGAAAACAAAAACAAAGTTCGTTTATGATATCTTCGACTATGCACCTGACACGCGCAATTATCCTGAATGGTATCGGAAAATGGTCGTTCACTGGGAGAACGTGACAATGGCAACGGCGGATTGGACGCTAATCTGCTCTGAAGACCGCCGGCGCCAAATTGAACCTGCTAAGCCTAAAAATCTGGCTGTGATCTACAATTCGCCATTAGATAGTTCAGTTGCTGCAGATGCCGAGGTTATAAATCCAAAACAAACGAGCTTTAGAATCGTATACATTGGTGGACTTAGCCCGTACCGATGCTTACCGGAATTGTTAGGTGCCGTTGAAAATAATCCGGCGCTATCATTAACCGTTGCTGGCCAAGGACAATTTCAAAATATGTTTGCGGACGCGGCCAAACGCGATCAACGAATTGACTATTTAGGCGTTGTGCCTTACGAGAAAGTCAACGGAATCGAGAAAACGGCTGATATCTTAGTCGCGCTTTATGATCCCGTCCTTAAAAATCATCTCTATGCTTCACCAAATAAGTTCTTTGAAGCTATGGAATTGGGAAAACCGCTGTTAATGATTAAGCGGTCTGGTATGTCGAACTGGTTAACCAAATATGGTTTTGGTGCGGTTTGCGAACCTTCTGAGTCAGGTATTGCGGCTGGGTTGCAGGAGCTTGTTGACAAGCGCCAAGATTGGGCCAAAGAAGCGGTTTTAATGCGACAAATATACCAAAAAGAATTCGCGTGGCCATTGATGCAACAACGACTGCGACGAATTTATGCAAGTTTTGAAACTAAGTGA
- a CDS encoding glycosyltransferase family 2 protein — protein MNYQLSIVIPVFNSEQYLPRLFKSLGEVPPEVEIILVNNGSTDNSASLLQHYHETHADTVIIDENRRGVAFARNTGLDNSNGKYVWFIDADDVLLPGAVNRILRVIKGTGFDLLVFDYLSLVEKDKVPKEAPAVKKAEKTKLADILHEMLTGAHDPIGGFPHNKVFARKLIGTERFENLQYAEDLAFFLPILLRANNIYRLHDALYVYYQHAGSIAHKINTEKLTDYAKVVDEVERVLRSSDVAANKDVDEYILRRRLSIYFQNLAASNDLGLKRHIRDKMAQYSFKKLMLYKKDKKLVIKMLLYKFRVLDIFPFLLKYVY, from the coding sequence ATGAATTATCAATTGAGTATCGTCATTCCAGTGTTTAACAGTGAACAGTATTTACCGAGACTATTTAAAAGTTTGGGTGAAGTGCCACCTGAGGTAGAAATCATCCTCGTCAATAATGGCTCGACTGATAACAGTGCGAGTTTGTTACAGCATTATCATGAGACACATGCCGACACTGTCATAATTGATGAAAATCGCCGTGGCGTGGCATTTGCACGTAATACTGGTCTGGACAATTCTAATGGTAAGTATGTCTGGTTTATAGATGCCGATGATGTACTTCTTCCTGGTGCAGTCAATCGCATTCTACGGGTTATCAAGGGCACCGGCTTTGATTTGCTCGTCTTTGATTATCTCTCATTGGTCGAAAAAGATAAGGTTCCAAAAGAGGCGCCAGCAGTGAAGAAAGCTGAGAAGACTAAGCTTGCTGACATCTTACATGAAATGTTGACGGGTGCCCATGATCCTATCGGTGGATTTCCGCATAACAAAGTATTTGCAAGAAAGCTTATCGGCACTGAACGCTTCGAGAATTTACAGTATGCCGAGGATTTGGCCTTTTTCCTGCCTATTCTGCTGCGTGCCAATAACATTTATCGGTTACACGATGCTTTGTATGTTTACTACCAGCATGCAGGTTCCATTGCTCACAAGATTAACACCGAGAAGTTAACCGATTATGCAAAGGTGGTCGATGAAGTCGAACGCGTGCTACGTTCGAGTGATGTTGCCGCAAATAAAGATGTTGATGAATACATACTGAGGAGACGGTTGTCGATTTATTTTCAAAATCTTGCGGCATCAAACGACCTTGGGCTTAAGCGGCATATCCGCGACAAGATGGCCCAATATTCGTTTAAAAAGTTAATGCTATACAAGAAAGACAAGAAGTTGGTCATTAAGATGCTGCTTTACAAATTCAGAGTTTTGGATATTTTTCCATTTTTGCTAAAATACGTCTATTAA